A portion of the Bombus terrestris chromosome 3, iyBomTerr1.2, whole genome shotgun sequence genome contains these proteins:
- the LOC100645159 gene encoding monocarboxylate transporter 12 — MTMQRVQDQDNGINIKFGASKNKKGNYRLVSQHSENEKKSNFNGTNKQVKNVTTEEDLVPPDGGWGWLVLLASVMVNLLIPGTVKSFGVLFVEFLEVFDASPSAAAWIPALCYFLYSSLGPLSSVLSVKYSYRTVTLLGGTFAAAGMMLSYFANSVAFLCVSYGVLVGTGAGLSFPPTVYIVTSYFVRLRGLANGLCISGSALGSIFLPPILGILLREYGYRGAVLIMGAVTLNVWASALLYEPVERHMVPASSSSKSNDVDLEVASVTVASPEDEKQSNHVVSSSNENEKAAPMVPKSASSVALEYYKNTPVQGRTRKISMPTGREITGQMHSTPALHAVPERGGDSARLSKRQKSPLQSPSMSSFNYISTPYHGSTLSAIHPERASTLTLNAISSTFTRKGTEETNKNEVKEKKNKFFDFSLLKDPIYLVILVSNSTNAVSYTNFVILLPAYAISLGFDKNMSSLLLSTVSILDLIGRIGGSALSDVSIMPKHWYFVGGLFISGISLALLPIATSYTILSVYCGVFGLASGIYVGITAVIMADMLGTEKLTSSYGISLFVNGIIQLVGPPICGVVFEQIGSYGPIFSILGIILVVGASLWGFVPFIRKRQKVAEKANTIEKL; from the exons ATGACAATGCAACGAGTCCAAGATCAAGACAATGGTATCAACATCAAATTCGGTGCAagcaaaaataagaaaggaaactaTAGACTTGTATCGCAGCACTCTGAGAACGAGAAAAAAAGCAACTTCAATGGGACCAATAAACAAG ttAAAAATGTAACAACTGAAGAGGACCTAGTCCCACCGGATGGAGGATGGGGATGGCTTGTACTTTTAGCATCCGTTATGGTCAATCTACTAATTCCAGGAACAGTGAAATCCTTTGGTGTTTTATTTGTTGAATTTCTAGAAGTTTTTGATGCATCACCTTCTGCAGCTGCTTGGATACCAGCTTTATGCTATTTTTTGTATAGTTCACTTG GACCCCTTTCCAGTGTACTATCAGTTAAATACTCCTATAGAACAGTGACTTTATTGGGAGGAACATTTGCTGCTGCAGGAATGATGCTAAGTTATTTTGCCAACTCTGTGGCCTTCTTGTGTGTCag TTATGGTGTTCTGGTAGGAACTGGAGCAGGGTTATCTTTTCCCCCAACTGTGTATATAGTAACTTCATACTTTGTACGGTTACGTGGACTTGCAAATGGGCTCTGCATATCTGGTAGTGCATTAGGTTCGATATTTCTTCCACCCATCCTAGGAATTCTTCTACGAGAGTATGGTTACAG AGGTGCAGTATTAATAATGGGTGCTGTTACTTTGAATGTATGGGCGAGTGCTCTTTTGTACGAACCGGTGGAAAGGCACATGGTACCAGCATCGTCGTCGAGCAAATCGAACGACGTCGACTTGGAGGTCGCCTCGGTCACAGTAGCTAGTCCCGAAGATGAGAAGCAATCGAATCATGTTGTTTCTTCTTCGAACGAAAACGAAAAAGCCGCGCCAATGGTACCAAAGAGTGCGTCCAGTGTCGCTTTAGAGTATTACAAGAATACGCCAGTTCAAGGTCGAACGAGAAAAATTAGCATGCCCACGGGACGGGAGATAACAGGCCAGATGCACAGCACTCCGGCGTTACACGCTGTTCCGGAACGGGGCGGAGATTCTGCCAGACTATCGAAACGTCAGAAATCGCCTTTACAGTCACCGAGCATGTCATCTTTTAATTATATCAGCACGCCGTACCATGGAAGCACGCTTTCCGCTATACATCCGGAAAGGGCGTCTACGTTGACCTTGAACGCAATATCGAGCACCTTCACGAGGAAGGGTACCGAAGAAACGAACAAGAACGAagtaaaagagaagaagaacaaATTCTTTGACTTTAGTTTATTGAAGGATCCTATTTATCTGGTAATCTTGGTTTCGAATTCAACGAACGCTGTCAGTTATACGAATTTCGTCATCTTATTACCGGCGTACGCTATTTCGTTGGGTTTCGACAAAAATATGTCTTCCCTTCTTCTTTCGACCGTCTCTATATTAGACCTAATAGGACGTATCGGAGGTTCAGCGCTATCCGATGTCTCGATCATGCCAAAGCATTGGTATTTCGTTGGCGGTTTGTTCATTTCTGGAATCTCGTTGGCTCTTCTCCCCATAGCCACAAGCTACACCATCCTGTCGGTTTATTGCGGTGTTTTCGGATTAGCTTCCGGTATTTACGTTGGTATCACCGCGGTTATAATGGCCGATATGTTAGGGACCGAGAAGTTAACTTCCTCCTATGGTATCTCGTTGTTCGTAAATGGAATCATACAGTTGGTTGGCCCTCCAATCTGCGGCGTTGTATTTGAACAAATCGGCAGTTACGGGCCGATCTTCAGCATCTTAGGAATTATTCTAGTGGTAGGCGCGTCGTTGTGGGGTTTTGTTCCATTTATTAGGAAACGACAAAAAGTCGCAGAGAAAGCGAATACAATTGAAAAACTATAG
- the LOC110120342 gene encoding uncharacterized protein LOC110120342, with protein sequence MYPDCSINIYTGWTQKWTSPKRFKKKKYIDIHEVVRGPFSSPRLISTQPFITFSSYQRRENYSDVRRGIPDTWKEYLISKGFCKGFGTKAYVLQKNLIPFCTRYIITDRLWNDTRLSFIQGIPDPWKTRTLHRSESSKYSRSRFSRAKNICSTQFACVYDGDDEAEIERGVPCQFNKDHIDDKKDPPQEGHRVSNYSLIERTFKDNLEGVRKKEKRYTSQLSFQKDSKLSNRRKPTERVKHDQCTETVVEKTRPKSQEIISNKNLNRHTHSKHHKKVQLKDKKQFASKNDLENGTITEKEGQATSKNAADGIAQTSIILKDKIGEAQESFPRKHIDANTQMYPNNIACCNCILHNYMLSSIHYFRNCTSPLKDVSLSNSVLCQECENIYRKRKPEKLISPKKKLEFCTPDPKTYTKHKQRVYMKREKNYEWTKQKLCTCMQKMRKQFGEQNRLDHRIRTKDAIVPKQELNLMCYYCNSPDLKIEKICGNTSGRNTRSCIGKKTSIRPRNEQNKIRDCVTKHLITKSRRNFIPGSKKHSYTCIGNKRHVSKRHLDWASPSMTAKWGHNMAKKKDCEFSKKNNCHDKMLKVETERTRIDKETKGNESTETFGNIVTDRKGEGCKKEASDDCFCNVIKKNKEMDKQANIMINEYEEIEAAEFQHSQSNKLVRNSVSDSGENTDVSDNTNVDFNAMAQDRLSVTSITFIKRMNNLTSIKSQYRQRNPKRVCYFRRTPSRGIASNFRQNLKIEGKY encoded by the exons ATGTATCCAGATTGCAGTATTAACATCTACACTGGATGGACCCAAAAATGGACATCACcaaaacgatttaaaaaaaaaaagtatatcgATATCCACGAAGTAGTACGAGGACCATTTTCCTCTCCAAGATTAATAAGCACACAACCATTTATCACGTTTTCGTCTTATCAACGACGAGAAAATTATTCCGATGTGCGTCGAGGTATTCCTGATACTTGGAAGGAGTATTTAATTTCTAAGGGATTTTGTAAGGGATTTGGTACGAAGGCGTACGTATTACAGAAAAATTTAATACCTTTCTGTACCAGATACATCATCACTGATAGGCTATGGAACGATACACGTTTGTCTTTTATACAAGGAATTCCTGATCCATGGAAAACTAGAACTCTTCATCGGAGCGAGTCCAGTAAATATTCTCGATCGCGGTTTTCTCGCGCCAAAAATATTTGTTCTACACAATTTGCGTGCGTGTACGATGGAGACGACGAGGCAGAAATAGAACGCGGTGTCCCGTGTCAATTTAATAAAGATCATATTGATGATAAAAAAGATCCTCCTCAAGAAGGACACCGAGTATCAAATTATTCGCTAATTGAGAGAACATTCAAAGACAATTTGGAGGGAGttcggaaaaaagaaaagagatacACTAGTCAGTTATCCTTTCAGAAAGACTCGAAATTATCGAATCGGAGGAAACCTACAGAAAGAGTGAAACATGACCAATGTACTGAGACTGTTGTAGAAAAAACTCGTCCTAAGTCTCAAgaaattatttctaataaaaatctcAACAGGCATACTCATTCTAAACATCACAAAAAGGTTCAATTGAAGGATAAAAAGCAATTTGCATCAAAGAATGATTTAGAAAATGGAACAATTACTGAAAAGGAAGGCCAAGCTACTTCTAAAAATGCAGCCGATGGAATTGCACAAACTAGTATAATTCTAAAAGATAAAATTGGCGAAGCACAAGAATCTTTTCCCAGAAAACACATAGATGCAAATACCCAAATGTATCCTAATAATATTGCCTGTTGCAATTGTATACTACATAATTATATGCTTTCAAGTATACATTATTTTCGTAATTGTACGAGTCCATTGAAAGATGTGAGCTTGTCGAATAGCGTATTGTGTCAAGAATGCgaaaatatttatcgtaaaCGGAAACCAGAGAAATTAATTTCTCCGAAAAAAAAGTTAGAGTTTTGTACACCAGACCCGAAAACGTACACAAAACACAAACAACGAGTATATATGAAGCGAGAAAAAAATTATGAATGGACAAAGCAGAAGTTGTGCACTTGCATGCAGAAGATGAGGAAACAATTCGGGGAACAAAACAGACTAGACCATCGCATACGAACAAAGGACGCGATCGTCCCTAAGCAAGAACTAAATTTGATGTGTTATTACTGTAATAGCCCTGATCTGAAAATTGAGAAAATCTGTGGAAACACGTCTGGTCGAAACACGCGTTCGTGTATCGGTAAAAAAACCTCGATAAGACCGAGGAACGAACAAAATAAGATCAGGGATTGCGTTACGAAACATCTAATTACAAAAAGTCGAAGGAATTTTATTCCAGGTTCTAAGAAGCATAGTTACACGTGCATTGGAAACAAAAGACATGTTTCTAAGCGTCACCTTGACTGGGCGTCACCATCGATGACTGCTAAATGGGGACATAATATGGCAAAAAAGAAGGATTGTGAATTCtcgaagaaaaataattgtCATGATAAAATGTTAAAAGTAGAAACCGAAAGAACCAGGATTGACAAAGAAACGAAGGGGAACGAAAGTACTGAGACGTTTGGCAATATTGTAACAG ATAGAAAAGGGGAAGGATGTAAAAAAGAAGCATCAGACGATTGCTTTtgcaatgttataaagaaaaataaagaaatggaTAAACAGGCTAATATTATGATTAATGAgtatgaagaaatcgaagctgCAGAATTTCAACATTCGCAATCCAATAAACTCGTGCGCAATTCCGTATCAGATAGTGGAGAGAATACGGACGTATCCGATAATACAAATGTCGACTTTAATGCCATGGCCCAAGATAGATTGTCAGTAACTTCAATAACTTTCATAAAACGAATGAATAATCTTACTTCAATAAAGAGCCAATATCGGCAAAGAAATCCGAAGAGAGTTTGTTACTTTCGTCGTACACCATCACGAGGAATCGCGTCAAATTTCAGGcagaatttaaaaatagaagGTAAATACTGA
- the LOC100645281 gene encoding NADH dehydrogenase [ubiquinone] iron-sulfur protein 3, mitochondrial, with protein sequence MSSLLKNCWRLSQNLSVTTPKCYPKFLPFTRTNTTETEKTELQPTLRKIRTDVEAIKDMGLYISACLPKYVQKVQINAGDELEILICPEGIIPTLKFLKCHHNTQFTSLSDLTAMDVPSRKYRFEVIYNLLSLTFNSRIRVKTYTDELTPIKSVESVYDAANWYEREVWDMYGILFLGNSDLRRILTDYGFEGHPLRKDFPLSGFVEVRYDDEYKRVVCEPLELTQEFRKFELSTPWEQFPNFRLAEPEKSKEEESSKDKK encoded by the exons ATGTCATCGTTGTTAAAAAACTGTTGGAGGCTGTCACAAAATCTATCTGTTACAACAccaaaat GTTATCCAAAATTTCTTCCCTTCACGAGGACAAATACCACGGAAACTGAAAAAACAGAATTACAAC CAACACTGCGTAAAATCAGAACAGATGTAGAAGCCATAAAGGATATGGGTTTATATATTAGTGCATGTTTACCAAAGTATGTGCAGAAGGTTCAAATAAATGCTGGCGatgaacttgaaatattaatttgtccAGAAGGAATTATTCCAACGctaaaatttttgaaatgtcaTCATAATACTCAGTTTACTTCATTATCGGATCTGACTGCAATGGATGTTCCTTCTCGAAAATATAGATTTGAG GTTATCTACAATCTTCTTTCTCTTACTTTTAACTCACGTATTAGGGTAAAAACATACACAGATGAATTGACACCTATAAAGTCAGTAGAAAGTGTTTATGATGCTGCTAACTGGTACGAACGAGAAGTGTGGGACATGTATGGCATACTATTTTTGGGTAATTCAGATCTTCGTAGAATTCTCACAGATTATGGTTTTGAAGGACATCCATTAAGAAAAGATTTTCCTTTAAGTGGTTTTGTTgag GTACGCTATGATGATGAATACAAGAGAGTAGTATGTGAACCACTAGAATTAACACAAgaatttcgcaaatttgaattatCCACTCCATGGGAACAATTCCCTAATTTCCGTCTTGCTGAACCTGAAAAAAGTAAGGAAGAAGAATCATCTAAAGATAAAaagtaa
- the LOC100645403 gene encoding COMM domain-containing protein 5, protein MTTFQTQLLYALGNKIKVLPDLRKIFLRPLIQIAVKAINQEYIEEGILDRISQKYNIPEETVDEYYSVIFTILKIHLGTISQNIKPAEFKQILEELKLSSECIDDISIVVYGQKRPELISGLIQKTKFYPHLIACKWRIDITISSSILNRVLEPHIIMEWTFSNGKCQIFELSLPKFHQLRHAIATILVDMQKVEKQCASKNILCS, encoded by the exons atgacaacTTTCCAAACTCAACTTTTGTATGCtttaggaaataaaataaaggttCTTCcggatttaagaaaaatatttcttcgtccTTTAATACAAA TAGCTGTAAAAGCAATAAATCAAGAATACATAGAAGAAGGAATATTAGATAGAATAAGTCAAAAATACAATATACCAGAAGAAACTGTGGATGAATATTATTCAGTCATCTTTACGATATTAAAGATTCATTTGGGCACAATATCGCAAAATATTAAACCTGCagaatttaaacaaatattagaAGAACTGAA ATTATCTTCAGAATGTATTGATGACATATCTATAGTTGTATATGGTCAAAAGCGACCAGAATTAATATCAGGATTAAtacaaaaaacaaaattttatccaCACCTAATAGCCTGCAAGTGGCGTATAGATATTACTATTTCTTCTAG CATATTAAATAGAGTTTTGGAACCACATATTATTATGGAATGGACATTTAGCAATGGAAAgtgtcaaatatttgaattatcttTGCCAAAGTTTCATCAGTTAAGACATGCCATAGCAACTATACTTGTAGATATGCAAAAGGTTGAAAAACAATGCgcttcaaaaaatattttatgtagctGA
- the LOC100644797 gene encoding iron-sulfur cluster assembly scaffold protein IscU has translation MSLLRSLPSGLNKASKLTFRSVPSVSYHPNVIDHYENPRNVGSLDKNDPKVGTGVVGAPACGDVMKLQIKVDEQGKIIDAKFKTFGCGSAIASSSLATEWVKGKTVDEALSLKNTDIAKELCLPPVKLHCSMLAEDAIKAALSDYSIKQKQKLKVNENSDKTSEAL, from the exons ATGTCTTTACTACGATCGTTGCCTTCGGGGCTCAATAAAGCCTCGAAATTGACATTTCGAAGCGTTCCATCTGTATCTTATCATCCAAAT GTGATAGATCATTATGAAAATCCAAGAAACGTAGGTTCATTGGATAAAAATGACCCTAAGGTTGGTACAGGTGTTGTGGGAGCACCAGCCTGCGGAGATGTAATGAAACTTCAGATTAAGGTTGATGAACAAGGGAAGATCATTGATGCTAAGTTTAAAACTTTTGGTTGTGGTTCTGCTATTGCCTCCAGTTCCTTAGCTACAGAATGGGTCAAAGGAAAAACT GTCGATGAAGCACTGTCCCTCAAAAATACTGACATTGCCAAAGAATTATGTTTACCACCTGTCAAGCTTCATTGTTCAA TGCTTGCAGAAGATGCAATTAAGGCTGCTTTGTCAGATTACAGTATAAAACAAAAGCAAAAATTGAAGGTCAATGAGAATAGTGATAAGACGAGTGAAGCACTATAA